The Streptomyces sp. HUAS MG91 sequence TGCGGTCCGCCGCGAACTGGAGGCGCAGGGCCTCCTCGTTGGAGTAGCGGTCCGGGGCCTCCGCCGCGACACCGAGCGAGCCGGTCAGGCGGCCCTCGACCTTGAGCGGGACCGTCACCACCGAACGCATGCCCGTACCGTTCAACAGCGGTACCGCGCCCGGCACTTGGGTGAGGTCCTCGTGGACGGCCGGCATGCGTGCCGAGCCGTAGCGGCCGGGGCCGACCTCGACCGGTACGCGCGCGAAGCGCTGACGGGCCGAGGGGAGACCGGTGGAGGCGCGGACCTCGAGCTCCGTCTCGTCGTCGGTCGCGAGGAGCAGGAAGGCCGAGTCGCCGTCGAGCATGTCGCGGGCCCGCTCGACCGTGCGCTGGAGCAGGCCGTCCAGGTCGTCGGGGGCGGGGGAGCCGATGAAGACCTCGAACGGGTCGGAGCCCTGCGTGTCCGGGGTCCCGGTGTCGGGCGCCGGGACGCGCAGCGGTGTCTGCAGCACGGCGCGCTCGTGATCCCGTACGAGCAGGCAGACCGTGGAGGGTTCACCGTCGGTGTCGCGGACCCGCAGATGGGAGGCGTAGACGGGCATGACACGGCCGGTCGCGCCGCGGATGCCGTAGCTGCCCTCCCAGCGCGAGAGCTGGAGCGCGTCGGCGATGCCCGTGCTGGTGCCCGGCGTGTGCGGCCAGGCGGCGAAGTCGGTGAGGGGCTTGCCGGTGACCTGGTCGGCGGGATAGCCGAAAAGGTGCTCCGCGTCCTCGTTCCACGACGTGACCGCGCCGGTCTTGTCGATCTGTACGACGGCGACGCGCACCCGCTCGTCGGCGAGCGGCAGGAGATCCGTGGGGACCACGGGGCCGGCCGCGCGCGTGCCCACCGGGCGCTCCGGCAGGTCGAGTTGGAACCACACCTGCTTGTGCGTGGCCGAATAGTCCACTCCCCAGCGGCCGGCGAGCGCGGCACAGAGCTGGAGACCGCGGCCGCCCTCGCGGTCGGGGCTGCCCATGTTGATCGCCGACGACTGGAGCGGGATCTCCCGTTCCGGATAGCGGTCGGAGACCTCGATGCGGACGTGGTCGTCACTGCGCAGGCACAGGACATCCGCGGACGTGCCCGCGTGCACCACGGCATTCGTCACGAGTTCGCTGGTCAGCACCACGGCGTCGTCGATGATGTCGGCGTAGCCCCACCCCTGGAGGGTGTCGCGCACGAAGGACCGGGCGGTCGCGACGGACCGCCCGACGGGCTCGAAGGTGGCAGCCGCACGCGCGGTGATCACAGAACTCCCTGTACGCGTAGAACTCGATGTACTCGCCGTACCCGCCGCCGCACTCGCCGTACGAATGTCGAGGCCCAGGTCTCCCGTACCCATGTCTCGGCCGCCCCTCCGATGCCCGCTCGTTTTCCGCCACCGCCCAGGTCGGGCCGACCGGGGTGGGTGGACAGCCGTATGCCAGGTTACTTACCTTCGCCGTCCATGCGGATGCCGGTCGCCAGTGTTTCCGCCCGGAGGGTGTGCGGACGGTGTGCGAAGCTGCCGAACTGTTATGGCCTGGTTCAGCCATGGTGAAACACTGGGCAGGCTTCTGAGGACAACGCATCGAAGTACGGGTGCGGAGGTAGAAGCGCATCTGGGCACAGCCGAGCTACCCGAGCAGTACAGGTCGATCCCTGCGGGAGGGACACAGTGGAGTCTGGCGCAGCGACGCGGGGCAAGAAAACGCGCGCAGAAGGCGGACAGTCCCTGGCGAAACAGCGCAAATCGCGCAACGGCAGTGGGACGACGACGGTCGACAGCGCGGCGCTGAACCGGCTGCTCGCCGGTCTCGTCGCCATGCGGGACGGCAATTTCCGCAAGCGCCTCACGGTGAACGGCGACGGCGTGATGTCGGAGATCGCCGCCGTTTTCAACGAGGTGGCGGACCGGAATCTGCATCTGACCGGCGAGCTGTCGCGGGTGCGGCGCATGGTCGGACGTGAGGGAAAGCTCACGGAACGCCTGGAGACCGGCGCCTGCGAGGGGTCGTGGGCCTCGGCGATCAACGCGTCGAACGCGCTCGTCGACGACCTCGTACGCCCCGTGTCCGAGGTGGGCCGGGTGCTCACCGCGGTCGCCGAGGGCGATCTGTCGCCCCGCATGGAGCTGCGGGCGCAGGTGCCCGAGGGGGCGGGGCATCCGCTGCGCGGGGAGTTCCTGAAGGTCGGCCGGACGGTCAACAACCTCGTCGACCAGCTCTCCACGTTCACGGACGAGGTCACGCGGGTCGCGAGCGAGGTCGGGACCGAGGGCAAGCTCGGCGGACAGGCGCGCGTACGTGGAATGTCCGGTTCGTGGAAAGATCTGACCGACTCGGTCAACACAATGGCGTACCGGCTGACCGCACAGGTGCGTGACATTGCTCTCGTCACCACCGCGGTGGCTAAGGGCGACTTGTCCCGGAAGGTCACGGTTCACGTCGCGGGCGAGATGCTCGAACTGAAGAACACCGTGAACACCATGGTCGACCAGTTGTCGTCCTTCTCCTCCGAGGTCACGCGAGTGGCGCGCGAGGTGGGCACGGAGGGCGAGCTCGGCGGCCAGGCGCAGGTGCCCGGAGTGGCCGGTGTGTGGAAGGACCTCACCGATTCGGTGAACCTCATGGCCGGCAACCTGACGGCCCAGGTGCGCGGGATCGCCCAGGTCACCACGGCGGTGGCCAACGGTGACCTGTCGCAGAAGGTGACGGTGTCGGCGCGCGGCGAGGTCGCCCAGCTCGCCGAGACCATCAACCAGATGACCGAGACGCTGCGCACGTTCGCGGACGAGGTCACGCGTGTCGCCAACGAGGTGGGTGCCGAGGGCCAGCTCGGCGGGCAGGCCAACGTGCCGGGCGCGGCCGGCACCTGGAAGGACCTGACGGACTCGGTCAACACCGTCTTCAGGAACCTGACCACACAGGTGCGCGACATCGCGACCGTCACCACGGCGGTGGCGAACGGTGATCTCTCCCAGAAGGTCACCGTCGACGTCGCGGGCGAGATGCTGGAGCTGAAGAACACCGTCAACACGATGGTGGACCAGCTCTCCGCCTTCGGCTCCGAAGTGACCCGTGTGGCACGTGAGATCGGTGTCGAGGGTGAGTTGGGCGGTCAGGCGCTCGTCGTGGGCGCCGCCGGTACGTGGAAGGACCTGACGGACTCCGTCAACACGGCCTTCCGCAACCTGACCGGACAGGTGCGCAACATCGCGCAGGTCACCACGGCCGTGGCCAACGGCGACCTGTCGCAGAAGGTCACCGTGGACGTCTCCGGCGAGATGCTCCAGCTGAAGAACACCGTGAACACGATGGTGGACCAGCTGTCGTCGTTCGCCGACCAGGTGACCCGGATGGCCCGCGACGTGGGCACCGAGGGCCGCCTCGGCGGGCAGGCCCGCGTGGACGGGGTGAGCGGCACGTGGAAGGAGCTCACCGACTCCGTCAACTTCATGGCCGGGAACCTGACGTCGCAGGTGCGGCAGATCGCCCAGGTCACCACGGCCGTGGCGCGCGGTGACCTGTCGCAGAAGATCGACGTGGACGCGCGCGGCGAGATCCTGGAGCTGAAGAACACCATCAACACGATGGTCGACCAGCTGTCCGCCTTCGCCGACCAGGTCACGCGGGTGGCCCGCGAAGTGGGCACGGAAGGGCGCCTGGGCGGTCAGGCGCAGGTGCCCGGCGTCGCCGGTGTGTGGCGCGACCTGACGGACTCCGTGAACGGCATGGCCGGCAACCTCACGGCCCAGGTGCGCAACATCGCACAGGTCGCCACCGCGGTCGCGCGCGGTGACCTGTCGCAGAAGATCGACGTGGACGCGCGCGGCGAGATCCTGGAGCTGAAGAACACCCTCAACACGATGGTGGACCAGCTCTCCGCCTTCGCCGAGCAGGTCACGCGGGTGGCCCGTGAGGTGGGTACGGACGGCATCCTCGGCGGTCAGGCCGAGGTGCAGGGGGTGTCGGGTACCTGGAAGGACCTGACCCAGTCCGTGAACGGCATGGCCAACAACCTGACCCTCCAGGTGCGCAACATCGCCGAGGTCACCACGGCCGTGGCGCGCGGCGACCTCTCCAAGAAGATCACCGTCGACGCCAAGGGCGAGATCCTCGAACTCGTCACCACCGTGAACACGATGGTCGACCAGCTGTCGTCCTTCGCGGAGCAGGTCACCCGGGTGGCCCGCGAGGTGGGCACCGAGGGCCAACTGGGCGGCCAGGCAAGGGTTCCGGGTGTCACCGGCATCTGGAAGGACCTGAGCGACAACGTCAACCTGATGGCCAACAACCTGACCATGCAGGTGCGCAACATCTCGCAGGTCGCCAACGCCGTGGCCAACGGCGACCTGACCCGTACGGTCACCATCGAGGCGCGCGGCGAGGTCGCCCAGCTCGCCGACACGTTCAACACGATGGTGAAGACGCTGAGTTCGTTCGCCGACCAGGTCACCAAGGTGGCCCGTGAGGTGGGTACGGACGGCATCCTCGGCGGTCAGGCCCGCGTCCCCGGCGTGGCCGGCACGTGGAAGGACCTCACCGAGTCCGTGAACGGCATGGCCTCGAACCTCACCGGCCAGGTGCGCAACATCGCGATGGTCACGACCGCCATCGCCAAGGGCGACCTGACCAAGAAGATCGACATCGACGCGCGGGGCGAGATCCTCGAACTGAAGACGACGATCAACACGATGGTCGACCAGCTGTCGTCGTTCGCCGAACAGGTCACCCGGGTCGCCCGCGAGGTGGGCACCGAGGGCCAGCTCGGCGGCCAGGCACGCGTGCGCGACGTCGACGGCACCTGGCGCGACCTGACCGAGTCCGTGAACGAGATGGCCGGGAACCTGACCCGTCAGGTGCGTGCCATCGCGGCCGTGGCCACCGCGGTGACCCGCGGCGATCTGAACCTCAAGATCGACGTCGACGCGGCGGGCGAGATCCAGGTCCTCCAGGACAACATCAACAAGATGATCTCGAACCTGCGCGACACCACGATCGCCAACGAGGAGCAGGACTGGCTCAAGGGCAACCTGGCCCGCATCTCGGGTCTGCTCCAGGGCCGCCGCGACCTCGACGACGTGGCCTCGCTCATCATGAGCGAGCTGACGCCGGTGGTCTCCGCGCAGCACGGCGCGTTCTTCCTGGCGATGCCGCTGGACGACGGGGCCGACGCGGCGGGCGGCGACGAGGACGCGTACGAACTGCGCATGCTCGGCAGCTACGGCTACTCCATGGGCTCGATGCCGACCTCCTTCCGGCCCGGTGAGACGCTCATCGGCACGGCCGCGCAGGAGAAGCGCACGATCCTCGTGGACAACGCGCCCAGCGGCTACCTGAAGATCGCTTCGGGGCTGGGGGAGGCGCCGCCCGCGCAGGTCATCGTGATTCCGGTGCTCTTCGAGGGCACCGTGCTCGGCGTGATCGAACTGGCGTCCTTCACGCCGTTCGCGCAGATCCAGAAGGACTTCCTCAACCAGATCGCCGAGATGATCGCGACGAGCGTCAACACCATCTCCGTGAACACCAAGACCGAGGTGCTGCTGAAGCAGTCCCAGGAGCTGACCGAGCAACTCCGTGAGCGCTCGGCCGAGTTGGAGAACCGGCAGAAGGCCCTCCAGGCGTCCAACGCCGAGCTGGAGGAGAAGGCCGAACTGCTGGCCCAGCAGAACCGCGACATCGAGGTCAAGAACACCGAGATCGAGGAGGCGCGGCAGGTCCTGGAGGAGCGCGCCGAGCAGCTCGCGGTGTCGATGCGCTACAAGAGCGAGTTCCTCGCGAACATGTCGCACGAGCTGCGCACGCCGCTCAACTCGCTGCTGATCCTCGCCAAGCTGCTCGCCGATAACGCCGACGCGAACCTCACGCCGAAGCAGGTCGAGTTCGCCGAGACGATCCACGGCGCGGGCTCCGACCTGCTCCAGCTGATCAACGACATCCTGGACCTGTCCAAGGTCGAGGCGGGCAAGATGGACGTCTCGCCGACGCGGATCGCCCTGGTGCAGCTCGTGGACTACGTGGAGGCGACGTTCCGGCCGCTCACCGCGGAGAAGCAACTCGACTTCTCCGTACGGGTGTCGCCCGAACTGCCCACCACGCTGCACACCGACGAACAGCGCCTCCTCCAGGTGCTGCGCAACCTGCTGTCCAACGCGGTGAAGTTCACCGACTCCGGCGCCGTCGAGCTGGTCATCAGGCCGGCCGGGAACGACGTGCCGAACGCGATCCGCGAACAGCTCCTGGAAGCGGGGTCGTTGCGGGACGCGGACGCCGATCTGATCGCGTTCTCGGTCACCGACACCGGTATCGGCATCGCGGCCAGCAAGATGCGGGTCATCTTCGAGGCGTTCAAGCAGGCCGACGGCACGACCAGCCGCAAGTACGGCGGTACGGGCCTCGGGCTCTCCATCAGCCGGGAGATCGCCCGCCTGCTGGGCGGCGAGATCCACGCGGCGAGCGAGCCCGGCCGCGGCTCCACGTTCACGCTGTACCTGCCGCTGCACCCGAGCGAACTGCCGCCCCAGGGGTACGCGCAGCTGGCCCCGGCCGTCGAGCCGGGCCGGCCGCTCGCCCTCGACGCCGCGCCCGAGCCGGCCGCCGAGGTGGAGACCCCGGCCGAGGTGAAGTCGTACCGGGAGACGCAGAACGGCGCCGCGGCGCTCTTCAGGCGCCGCCGCAAGGCCGTTGCGGAGCCCGAGCCGCGAGCGGCCCTGCCGGGGCAGCCCGCGCCCGCCCAGGAGCCGTGGGAGGGCGCTACGGAGGAGATCCCCGCGCCGAAGCCGCGCCGCGGGTCCGTGTTCGGCGGCGAGAAGGTGCTCATCGTCGACGACGACATCCGCAACGTCTTCGCGCTGACCAGCGTTCTGGAGCAGCACGGCCTGTCGGTCCTGTACGCGGAGAACGGCCGCGAGGGCATCGAAGTCCTGGAGCAGCACGACGATGTGACGGTGGTGCTGATGGACATCATGATGCCGGAGATGGACGGCTACGCGACGACCACGGCGATCCGCAGGATGCCGCAGTTCGCCGGTCTGCCGATCATCGCGCTCACCGCGAAGGCGATGAAGGGCGA is a genomic window containing:
- a CDS encoding HAMP domain-containing protein, with amino-acid sequence MESGAATRGKKTRAEGGQSLAKQRKSRNGSGTTTVDSAALNRLLAGLVAMRDGNFRKRLTVNGDGVMSEIAAVFNEVADRNLHLTGELSRVRRMVGREGKLTERLETGACEGSWASAINASNALVDDLVRPVSEVGRVLTAVAEGDLSPRMELRAQVPEGAGHPLRGEFLKVGRTVNNLVDQLSTFTDEVTRVASEVGTEGKLGGQARVRGMSGSWKDLTDSVNTMAYRLTAQVRDIALVTTAVAKGDLSRKVTVHVAGEMLELKNTVNTMVDQLSSFSSEVTRVAREVGTEGELGGQAQVPGVAGVWKDLTDSVNLMAGNLTAQVRGIAQVTTAVANGDLSQKVTVSARGEVAQLAETINQMTETLRTFADEVTRVANEVGAEGQLGGQANVPGAAGTWKDLTDSVNTVFRNLTTQVRDIATVTTAVANGDLSQKVTVDVAGEMLELKNTVNTMVDQLSAFGSEVTRVAREIGVEGELGGQALVVGAAGTWKDLTDSVNTAFRNLTGQVRNIAQVTTAVANGDLSQKVTVDVSGEMLQLKNTVNTMVDQLSSFADQVTRMARDVGTEGRLGGQARVDGVSGTWKELTDSVNFMAGNLTSQVRQIAQVTTAVARGDLSQKIDVDARGEILELKNTINTMVDQLSAFADQVTRVAREVGTEGRLGGQAQVPGVAGVWRDLTDSVNGMAGNLTAQVRNIAQVATAVARGDLSQKIDVDARGEILELKNTLNTMVDQLSAFAEQVTRVAREVGTDGILGGQAEVQGVSGTWKDLTQSVNGMANNLTLQVRNIAEVTTAVARGDLSKKITVDAKGEILELVTTVNTMVDQLSSFAEQVTRVAREVGTEGQLGGQARVPGVTGIWKDLSDNVNLMANNLTMQVRNISQVANAVANGDLTRTVTIEARGEVAQLADTFNTMVKTLSSFADQVTKVAREVGTDGILGGQARVPGVAGTWKDLTESVNGMASNLTGQVRNIAMVTTAIAKGDLTKKIDIDARGEILELKTTINTMVDQLSSFAEQVTRVAREVGTEGQLGGQARVRDVDGTWRDLTESVNEMAGNLTRQVRAIAAVATAVTRGDLNLKIDVDAAGEIQVLQDNINKMISNLRDTTIANEEQDWLKGNLARISGLLQGRRDLDDVASLIMSELTPVVSAQHGAFFLAMPLDDGADAAGGDEDAYELRMLGSYGYSMGSMPTSFRPGETLIGTAAQEKRTILVDNAPSGYLKIASGLGEAPPAQVIVIPVLFEGTVLGVIELASFTPFAQIQKDFLNQIAEMIATSVNTISVNTKTEVLLKQSQELTEQLRERSAELENRQKALQASNAELEEKAELLAQQNRDIEVKNTEIEEARQVLEERAEQLAVSMRYKSEFLANMSHELRTPLNSLLILAKLLADNADANLTPKQVEFAETIHGAGSDLLQLINDILDLSKVEAGKMDVSPTRIALVQLVDYVEATFRPLTAEKQLDFSVRVSPELPTTLHTDEQRLLQVLRNLLSNAVKFTDSGAVELVIRPAGNDVPNAIREQLLEAGSLRDADADLIAFSVTDTGIGIAASKMRVIFEAFKQADGTTSRKYGGTGLGLSISREIARLLGGEIHAASEPGRGSTFTLYLPLHPSELPPQGYAQLAPAVEPGRPLALDAAPEPAAEVETPAEVKSYRETQNGAAALFRRRRKAVAEPEPRAALPGQPAPAQEPWEGATEEIPAPKPRRGSVFGGEKVLIVDDDIRNVFALTSVLEQHGLSVLYAENGREGIEVLEQHDDVTVVLMDIMMPEMDGYATTTAIRRMPQFAGLPIIALTAKAMKGDREKAIESGASDYVTKPVDPDHLLSVMEQWMRGE